From one Candidatus Zixiibacteriota bacterium genomic stretch:
- the sixA gene encoding phosphohistidine phosphatase SixA, which translates to MNLYLVQHAEAKRDTEYPRRPFSEGGYAEIEKTAKWLATKLRPSINVIFHSGKLRAQQTAEVLADYLNPPGGIKPADSLEPNADPAVWAEQLVSMSENVMLVGHLPHLSKLTSRLLCGDESRSIVEFHNAGVVCMSRDQENQWVIRWILVPGLCE; encoded by the coding sequence TTGAACTTGTACCTTGTGCAGCACGCTGAGGCCAAAAGAGATACTGAATATCCGCGCCGGCCCTTTTCCGAAGGAGGCTATGCTGAGATTGAGAAAACAGCCAAATGGCTCGCAACCAAACTTCGACCATCCATCAATGTCATATTTCACAGTGGTAAATTGAGAGCCCAGCAGACCGCTGAAGTGCTGGCGGATTACCTTAACCCGCCGGGGGGAATAAAGCCCGCTGATAGTCTCGAACCTAACGCCGACCCTGCTGTCTGGGCCGAACAACTTGTGTCGATGAGCGAAAACGTGATGCTTGTCGGGCATCTTCCGCATCTAAGCAAGTTGACTTCACGGCTTCTCTGCGGCGACGAAAGCAGGTCTATTGTAGAATTTCACAATGCCGGGGTAGTTTGTATGTCCCGTGACCAGGAGAATCAATGGGTAATCCGATGGATACTCGTGCCGGGTTTGTGTGAGTGA
- a CDS encoding histone deacetylase produces MKIIFSKRCLEYSQPGHPESPERVRSTFEHLKDHYEVVEPTPADVADLLLVHTRDLIDRVSAGNFYDGDSPAYPHLAFYARLSAGAALMALKLALEGTASISLMRPPGHHAGKNFLGGFCYFNNVAIAAAKALDKVRRVAIIDFDCHHGNGTQDIFMGSDRVLYVSLHQSPLYPGTGYRSELNCRNFPVDAFTSGDDYMKIFSIALDEVREFSPELVAVSAGFDTFKEDPITNLGLDIETFERIGEAISSLGVPTFSLLEGGYSSGMPYCVQAYLNGLES; encoded by the coding sequence ATGAAAATCATTTTTTCCAAAAGATGTCTCGAGTACTCGCAGCCGGGTCATCCCGAGTCGCCCGAGAGAGTCCGCTCGACTTTCGAGCATCTTAAGGACCACTATGAGGTCGTTGAGCCGACCCCGGCCGATGTGGCCGACCTTTTGCTGGTTCACACGCGCGATCTCATTGACCGGGTATCGGCGGGAAATTTCTATGATGGCGACTCGCCGGCTTATCCCCACCTGGCTTTTTACGCCAGACTCTCTGCCGGGGCTGCCCTTATGGCTCTGAAGCTAGCTCTGGAAGGGACCGCGTCCATATCACTAATGCGACCGCCCGGACACCACGCCGGTAAGAATTTCCTCGGAGGTTTTTGCTACTTTAATAACGTCGCGATTGCCGCCGCTAAAGCTCTGGATAAGGTGAGGCGGGTGGCCATTATCGATTTCGACTGCCACCATGGAAACGGTACTCAGGATATTTTTATGGGTAGTGATAGAGTATTGTATGTATCCCTGCACCAAAGCCCATTATACCCTGGAACCGGGTATCGCTCGGAACTGAACTGCCGCAACTTTCCGGTTGACGCGTTTACTTCCGGCGACGACTACATGAAAATATTCTCGATCGCGCTTGACGAGGTAAGGGAATTTTCGCCGGAACTGGTTGCGGTTTCCGCCGGATTTGATACCTTCAAGGAAGACCCGATAACCAATCTGGGATTGGACATCGAAACGTTCGAGCGAATAGGTGAGGCTATTAGCTCTTTGGGTGTCCCGACATTTTCACTGCTGGAGGGTGGGTATTCATCGGGAATGCCCTATTGTGTGCAGGCGTATTTGAACGGACTGGAGAGTTAG
- a CDS encoding MFS transporter, translating into MANDAGANSGKDRKVYRDTNLQIIFGITLMAVLGVSSITPAFPTIARELNTSAQRVGLLITVFTLPGVVLTPILGVLADRYGRKKIIIPALMLFGIAGGACFFARDFNALLILRFFQGMGGGSLGSINTTLIGDIYEGRQRAQAMGYNASVLSVGTASYPLIGGALTLVAWHYPFLLSLIALPIGLWVILKLKNPEPKKPEDMRRYFRGILKSINVQVVGLFFASILTFVILYGVYLTYFPFLIKESFNGSPVVIGLLMSAMSLTTAVTSAQLGRLSDTFSHKKLLVWGFILYSIALLSIPMIGHLWVLLIPAFVFGLGHGVNIPSILTLMSGFAPLEHRAAFMSMNSMVLRGGQTIGPPLMGLFYTLGGVDATFFAGAALALIVMVILVFTLK; encoded by the coding sequence ATGGCCAACGACGCAGGAGCCAACTCCGGCAAAGACAGAAAAGTATATCGCGACACCAATCTTCAGATAATCTTCGGCATTACTCTGATGGCCGTGCTGGGGGTTTCGAGTATCACCCCGGCTTTTCCCACCATTGCCCGGGAGTTGAACACTTCCGCTCAACGTGTGGGCCTGCTCATTACCGTGTTCACTCTTCCCGGCGTAGTGCTCACCCCGATTCTGGGCGTGCTGGCTGACCGCTATGGCCGAAAAAAAATCATAATTCCGGCGCTGATGTTATTCGGAATCGCCGGCGGAGCTTGCTTTTTCGCGAGGGATTTTAATGCTCTGCTGATTCTAAGATTCTTCCAGGGAATGGGCGGCGGTTCTCTCGGCTCTATCAACACCACCCTCATCGGCGACATTTACGAGGGCCGCCAGCGCGCTCAAGCTATGGGTTACAACGCCAGCGTGCTCAGTGTCGGAACCGCCAGTTATCCGCTGATAGGGGGAGCCTTGACCCTTGTGGCATGGCACTACCCTTTTCTTCTCTCCCTGATAGCCCTCCCGATCGGACTGTGGGTAATCCTCAAACTGAAAAATCCCGAACCCAAGAAGCCCGAGGATATGCGCCGGTATTTTCGTGGAATACTAAAGTCGATCAATGTACAGGTAGTTGGTCTCTTCTTTGCCAGCATCCTGACATTTGTCATACTTTATGGGGTTTACCTGACTTACTTCCCATTCCTGATAAAAGAGTCATTTAACGGCTCACCGGTGGTAATCGGGCTTTTGATGTCTGCAATGTCTTTGACGACAGCGGTCACATCGGCTCAACTCGGCAGGCTATCCGATACCTTCTCCCACAAGAAACTGCTTGTGTGGGGGTTCATTCTATACAGCATCGCGCTGCTCAGTATCCCTATGATTGGGCATCTATGGGTTTTGCTGATACCGGCTTTCGTTTTTGGCCTCGGACACGGAGTCAATATACCCAGTATTCTCACGCTCATGTCGGGATTCGCGCCACTCGAACATCGAGCGGCGTTCATGTCGATGAATTCCATGGTGCTCCGCGGTGGTCAAACAATCGGACCGCCTTTGATGGGCTTGTTTTACACGCTCGGCGGCGTTGATGCTACATTCTTTGCCGGAGCTGCTCTTGCCTTGATAGTCATGGTTATACTCGTCTTTACTCTCAAATAG
- a CDS encoding archease: MVAERKKAAGGSRHYEFVEHTADIAIKAYGKTVEEAYAVAGDAMFDIMTDGSKIRPDKEIAVEVESVDREGLLVGFLSKLILLWEVDGWVLTDFEVTLLSENRLTARGFGEKYDKEKHASGHHIKGVSYHMMEIADPAGETPAYVQVLFDV, translated from the coding sequence ATGGTCGCCGAGAGGAAGAAAGCCGCTGGAGGCTCGCGCCACTACGAATTCGTGGAACACACCGCCGATATCGCGATAAAGGCGTATGGCAAAACCGTGGAAGAAGCCTACGCCGTGGCGGGCGACGCCATGTTTGACATAATGACCGATGGTTCCAAAATCCGACCCGACAAGGAAATCGCTGTTGAGGTTGAATCTGTCGACCGGGAGGGGCTGCTCGTTGGCTTTCTGTCGAAATTGATTCTGCTTTGGGAGGTTGACGGCTGGGTGCTGACAGATTTCGAGGTGACTCTTCTGAGTGAGAACCGCCTGACAGCGAGAGGTTTTGGCGAGAAATACGACAAAGAAAAGCATGCGTCGGGTCACCACATAAAAGGTGTTTCGTATCATATGATGGAGATAGCTGACCCGGC
- a CDS encoding DUF362 domain-containing protein, with product MQRREFIKKTGKAVALAAAAGGAGLLLHNRDAGALLSAHSGDRYTPVFVPSSSFEVPPDPTLPKVTLCHEADAVKALNYSLDAIGGIKRFVKSGEKVTVKPNIGWDRAPEQAANTNPLLVAEMVRLCLEAGASEVIVTDISCNEPRRCFLRSGIRNAAESAGARVLLPREEDYFSTDINGELLTVWPVLKYFLKTDRLINMPIVKHHSMSACTIGMKNLYGILGGRRNQLHQRIDQSIVDLAAFCRPTLTVVDATRVLLRNGPTGGSLDDVAIENTVLCATDQVAADSRAVEFLGLTGERVGHIVLAEKSGLGSIDYRAAGYREVTV from the coding sequence ATGCAACGACGAGAATTCATAAAAAAGACCGGTAAAGCTGTCGCGCTGGCCGCCGCCGCCGGAGGAGCCGGCTTGCTGCTTCACAATCGCGACGCGGGAGCGCTGCTTTCAGCGCATTCAGGCGACAGGTACACTCCCGTTTTTGTGCCTTCGAGCAGTTTCGAAGTCCCGCCCGACCCAACTTTGCCAAAAGTCACCCTCTGTCATGAGGCTGATGCTGTCAAGGCCCTCAATTATTCTCTCGACGCCATCGGCGGCATAAAACGGTTTGTGAAATCGGGTGAGAAAGTAACGGTCAAGCCGAATATCGGATGGGATCGTGCCCCCGAACAGGCCGCCAACACCAACCCGCTGCTGGTAGCGGAAATGGTCCGACTGTGCCTCGAGGCCGGGGCGTCCGAGGTAATAGTGACCGACATCAGTTGCAACGAGCCGCGACGGTGCTTCCTTCGCAGCGGCATTAGAAACGCCGCTGAATCGGCGGGAGCCAGAGTACTGTTACCGCGGGAAGAAGATTATTTTTCGACCGATATCAACGGCGAATTGCTCACCGTATGGCCCGTTCTGAAATATTTCCTGAAGACCGACCGCTTGATCAATATGCCGATTGTCAAACATCACTCCATGTCCGCATGCACTATCGGCATGAAAAACCTCTACGGCATTCTCGGTGGGCGGCGCAATCAGCTCCACCAACGGATCGACCAGTCCATAGTCGATCTGGCTGCTTTCTGTCGACCTACTCTGACTGTTGTTGACGCTACCAGGGTTCTGCTGCGCAACGGCCCGACGGGAGGTTCGCTTGACGATGTTGCCATCGAAAACACGGTATTGTGCGCGACCGACCAGGTGGCGGCCGATTCACGAGCCGTGGAATTTTTGGGACTCACCGGTGAGAGAGTCGGGCACATCGTTCTGGCAGAAAAGAGCGGACTCGGCAGTATCGATTACAGAGCCGCCGGGTACAGGGAAGTCACTGTATGA